One Paramisgurnus dabryanus chromosome 10, PD_genome_1.1, whole genome shotgun sequence genomic region harbors:
- the LOC135718193 gene encoding uncharacterized protein — MGAILAKLPHITSGGGKWIGKVITLTQGHTLAIGDLRALLGQVLTVGQITEIEREAGTVGLYDDYPYCRVASDWGKALRKLYPAPAGTLYNIKFSPKGEETAAAYLSRCKGEWEEQTGAHPHSDRIQEQMFRAAVLEGTPKSVQDEIKANPDLPGALCEVWERHFLHHMSRANEKEKVGEVEELKKQLLKLQLQEARSKLNEEKGKKKDIQMVVQEMKAPPRYNKEQEADPSNVIWERTTQRPMYYSNRGRGGDYNRGRGRVQYREGCFRCGRPGHFVRDCRQPELGAQQRPSRGRGHNPHMAPNVEKAPRPHSQYPLSTGGEREWY, encoded by the coding sequence ATGGGAGCTATCCTTGCAAAGCTACCTCATATCACGAGTGGTGGGGGTAAATGGATAGGGAAGGTAATAACTTTGACACAAGGGCATACGTTGGCGATCGGAGACCTTAGAGCATTATTGGGACAGGTACTGACTGTAGGACAGATTACGGAAATTGAGCGAGAGGCAGGAACGGTAGGATTATATGATGACTATCCATACTGTCGAGTTGCATCAGATTGGGGAAAGGCACTGCGAAAGCTGTACCCAGCGCCAGCAGGCACCCTTTACAATATAAAATTTTCTCCAAAAGGGGAAGAAACAGCAGCAGCATATCTGAGTCGATGCAAAGGAGAGTGGGAAGAGCAAACAGGGGCTCATCCACATTCAGATAGAATACAGGAACAGATGTTCAGAGCTGCTGTATTGGAAGGGACTCCTAAATCTGTACAGGATGAAATAAAAGCCAACCCCGACTTACCAGGTGCTTTATGTGAGGTTTGGGAACGACATTTCCTTCATCACATGTCTAGGGCGAACGAAAAAGAAAAGGTAGGGGAAGTAGAGgaattgaaaaaacagttgctAAAATTACAGTTGCAGGAAGCAAGATCTAAATTAAATGAAGAAAAAGGGAAAAAGAAGGATATACAAATGGTAGTTCAGGAGATGAAAGCCCCTCCAAGATATAACAAAGAACAGGAAGCTGACCCATCAAATGTTATATGGGAGAGAACCACCCAAAGACCAATGTATTACTCCAATAGAGGTAGGGGTGGGGATTACAATAGGGGGAGGGGAAGAGTGCAGTATCGGGAAGGGTGTTTCCGTTGTGGTCGTCCGGGACACTTCGTCCGTGATTGTCGGCAACCTGAACTCGGAGCCCAACAGAGACCGTCTCGGGGCAGAGGCCATAACCCACACATGGCCCCTAACGTGGAAAAAGCACCACGACCACACTCGCAGTACCCTTTGTCCACTGGAGGGGAAAGGGAGTGGTACTGA